Proteins encoded by one window of Amaranthus tricolor cultivar Red isolate AtriRed21 chromosome 4, ASM2621246v1, whole genome shotgun sequence:
- the LOC130810155 gene encoding transcription factor VIP1, whose protein sequence is MNPPNYPTNPLKHTLLDQVDPTPQRGGPHHRRAHSDTTFRFSGDEEDDFLFDIDSFNLSSLDIIPPSPSPLPMPVDSSKSDESSGDNRSSSTSSRMGLNPPALAPHLRSLSVDADFFDGVSFGAGSAGVERKIGGQRMVGGHRRTNSMDGGSSSSSMMNDGDSMMIDGVKKAMPPEKLAELALIDPKRAKRILANRQSAARSKERKIKYTGELERRVQTLQTEATTLSAQVTLLQRDTTGLTIENKELKLRLQSLEQQAQLRNALNEALRQEVQRLRIATGQVPPSNSNSSGAPLFPQFPTHLPNMPSFSAYQNMGQSSQPLQPQFQMPDQPAGNNSSANKQVKPNFMDFNHKN, encoded by the exons ATGAACCCACCAAACTATCCCACAAACCCACTGAAACATACCCTTCTAGATCAAGTGGACCCCACCCCACAAAGGGGTGGACCCCACCACCGTAGGGCCCACTCCGACACTACTTTCAGGTTCTCCGGTGATGAAGAGGATGACTTTCTGTTCGACATAGATAGCTTCAATCTTAGTTCATTAGATATTATTCCTCCTTCCCCTTCCCCTCTTCCTATGCCCGTTGATTCTTCTAAGTCTGATGAATCTAGCGGTGATAATCGTTCTTCATCTACCTCATCAAGGATGGGGTTAAACCCACCTGCTTTGGCCCCACATCTGAGGAGTTTGTCTGTTGATGCTGATTTCTTTGATGGGGTTTCGTTTGGTGCTGGTTCTGCTGGTGTTGAGAGGAAAATTGGAGGACAGAGAATGGTTGGTGGGCATAGAAGAACTAATTCAATGGATGGTGGAAGCTCGTCGAGTTCGATGATGAATGATGGTGATTCTATGATGATTGATGGTGTTAAGAAAGCTATGCCTCCTGAAAAACTTGCTGAACTTGCTCTTATTGATCCTAAGCGCGCTAAAAG GATTCTTGCAAACAGACAATCTGCGGCAAGATCAAAGGAAAGGAAAATTAAGTACACTGGCGAGTTGGAGAGGAGGGTGCAGACACTGCAGACAGAAGCAACTACCCTTTCTGCACAAGTCACATTGCTACAG AGAGACACTACAGGACTGACCATCGAGAACAAGGAACTAAAGTTGCGTCTGCAGTCGTTGGAGCAACAAGCGCAACTTAGAAATG CGCTAAACGAAGCATTGAGGCAAGAAGTTCAGCGACTGAGGATAGCGACTGGGCAAGTTCCACCGAGCAACAGCAACTCGTCTGGCGCACCACTCTTCCCGCAGTTCCCAACTCATCTACCAAACATGCCGTCCTTTAGTGCGTACCAGAACATGGGACAGTCGTCTCAACCCCTTCAACCGCAATTCCAAATGCCCGATCAACCCGCTGGCAACAACTCGAGTGCTAATAAGCAGGTGAAACCAAACTTTATGGACTTCAATCATAAGAATTGA
- the LOC130810154 gene encoding galactinol--sucrose galactosyltransferase-like isoform X1: MSMAPSLSKKSSDLSDVLADNDGCDMCYSVTLEKSNFMVNGHVILSNVPSNVTACSKLDFDGLFVGFGGQKPESRHVVPIGQLKGIPFMSIFRFKVWWTTHWTGLNGSDLEYETQILILDKSDEDLGRPYVVILPLIEGPFRASLQPGPIDDYVDMCVESGSTKVIGDSFQTILYIRSGPDPFKLVKDTMKEVQAHLGTFKLLEEKCPPKIVGKFGWCTWDAFYLKVEPQGVLEGVKGLVENGVPPGFVLIDDGWQSICHDVDPITDQEGMNRTSAGEQMPCRLIKYEENYKFREYKSPNRPNMGMKAFIRDLKEKFKTVEDVYVWHAFMGYWGGVRPNVPGLPEAEVVGPKLTPGLEMTMEDLAVDKIVNNGVGLVKPEKAHELYEGLHSHLEACGIDGVKIDVIHLLEMMAEDYGGRVELAKKYYKAITESIRTHFKGNGVIASMEQCNDFMLLGTETICLGRVGDDFWPTDPYGDINGTYWLQGCHMVHCAYNSLWMGNFIHPDWDMFQSTHPCAEFHAASRAISGGPIYVSDAVGKHNIPLLKRLVLPDGSILRCDYYALPTRDCLFVDPLHDGKTMLKIWNLNKFNGVLGVFNCQGGGWNREFRRNQCYLEYSKPISCKTSPKDIEWQTDHQSEYFAMYMSKQKKLILSQPCDAIEISLEPFNYELIVASPVTTLPWEYVKFAPIGLINMLNCGGAVRSYDIRDESEKRVCLGIKGAGEMRVFASGKPKACRVNGENVEFEYEDSMVLVQVPWNSDSTGFSTVEYLY; this comes from the exons ATGAGTATGGCTCCAAGTTTGAGCAAAAAAAGTTCCGATTTGTCTGATGTTCTGGCTGACAATGATGGTTGCGACATGTGTTATTCAGTTACCttggagaaatcaaacttcatgGTGAATGGTCATGTGATCTTATCCAACGTACCGTCTAACGTCACGGCTTGTAGTAAGCTGGATTTTGATGGTCTTTTTGTCGGCTTTGGTGGTCAAAAGCCCGAATCTCGGCATGTCGTTCCTATAGGCCAACTGAAGGGTATTCCATTTATGAGTATTTTCAGGTTTAAAGTATGGTGGACTACTCATTGGACTGGGCTTAATGGAAGTGACCTTGAGTATGAGACTCAAATTCTTATCCTTGATAAGTCGGATGAAGATTTGGGCCGACCCTATGTTGTGATCCTTCCGTTAATTGAAGGCCCATTTAGGGCGTCCCTTCAGCCCGGCCCAATTGATGATTATGTGGATATGTGTGTAGAGAGTGGGTCCACAAAAGTAATTGGGGATTCATTTCAGACAATCTTATACATAAGATCTGGGCCTGACCCATTTAAGTTGGTTAAGGATACCATGAAAGAAGTCCAGGCTCATTTAGGAACTTTCAAACTTTTGGAAGAAAAATGTCCTCCAAAAATAGTGGGAAAATTTGGTTGGTGTACTTGGGATGCATTTTACCTTAAAGTGGAACCCCAAGGAGTTTTGGAGGGTGTTAAGGGATTGGTTGAAAATGGTGTCCCACCGGGCTTCGTCTTGATTGATGACGGGTGGCAATCGATATGCCACGACGTTGACCCAATCACTGATCAAGAAGGGATGAATCGGACTTCGGCCGGTGAGCAAATGCCATGTAGGTTGATCAAGTATGAGGAAAACTATAAGTTCAGGGAATATAAAAGCCCAAATAGGCCTAATATGGGAATGAAGGCCTTTATAAGGGACCTTAAAGAGAAGTTTAAGACTGTTGAAGATGTATATGTTTGGCATGCTTTTATGGGCTATTGGGGTGGGGTAAGGCCCAATGTTCCAGGCCTTCCAGAAGCTGAAGTTGTAGGCCCAAAACTTACACCGGGCCTTGAAATGACCATGGAAGATTTAGCTGTGGATAAAATTGTTAATAATGGTGTTGGGCTGGTCAAGCCTGAAAAGGCCCATGAACTTTATGAAGGTCTGCATTCTCACCTAGAGGCTTGTGGAATTGATGGAGTCAAAATTGATGTTATCCAT TTGTTGGAGATGATGGCTGAAGACTATGGAGGCAGAGTTGAGCTTGCAAAGAAATACTACAAAGCAATAACAGAATCCATACGGACACACTTCAAAGGCAATGGTGTAATTGCTAGTATGGAGCAATGCAACGATTTTATGCTTCTTGGTACCGAGACTATCTGTCTAGGTCGTGTTG GGGATGACTTTTGGCCAACTGATCCATATGGAGATATAAATGGCACATATTGGCTCCAAGGCTGTCATATGGTGCATTGTGCCTATAATAGCTTATGGATGGGCAACTTCATACACCCTGACTGGGATATGTTCCAATCAACTCACCCTTGTGCTGAATTTCATGCTGCCTCTCGAGCGATTTCTGGTGGTCCAATTTACGTTAGTGATGCTGTTGGCAAGCACAATATTCCGTTGCTCAAAAGGCTCGTCTTGCCCGATGGTTCGATTCTGCGTTGTGACTATTATGCACTTCCTACTAGGGACTGTCTTTTTGTGGATCCCTTGCATGATGGAAAAACAATGCTCAAGATTTGGAACCTCAACAAG TTTAATGGAGTACTCGGAGTATTCAACTGCCAAGGAGGAGGATGGAATCGCGAGTTTAGAAGAAACCAATGTTACTTGGAGTATTCCAAACCTATTTCATGCAAGACTAGCCCAAAAGACATAGAATGGCAAACTGATCACCAATCGGAATATTTTGCCATGTACATGTCTAAACAAAAGAAGCTAATCCTCTCACAACCATGTGATGCAATCGAAATATCGCTCGAACCATTTAATTACGAGCTCATTGTAGCCTCACCGGTGACCACATTACCTTGGGAGTATGTGAAGTTCGCTCCTATAGGACTCATAAACATGCTCAACTGTGGAGGAGCAGTGAGGTCTTATGACATCAGAGACGAAAGTGAAAAGAGGGTTTGTCTTGGCATAAAAGGTGCCGGAGAAATGAGGGTCTTTGCATCAGGAAAACCAAAAGCTTGTAGAGTTAACGGAGAAAACGTGGAGTTTGAGTACGAAGATAGCATGGTTTTGGTTCAAGTGCCATGGAACAGCGACTCAACTGGTTTTTCCACAGTTGAGTACTTGTATTGA
- the LOC130810154 gene encoding galactinol--sucrose galactosyltransferase-like isoform X2 — protein MKDGAFCYITLEKSNFMVNGHVILSNVPSNVTACSKLDFDGLFVGFGGQKPESRHVVPIGQLKGIPFMSIFRFKVWWTTHWTGLNGSDLEYETQILILDKSDEDLGRPYVVILPLIEGPFRASLQPGPIDDYVDMCVESGSTKVIGDSFQTILYIRSGPDPFKLVKDTMKEVQAHLGTFKLLEEKCPPKIVGKFGWCTWDAFYLKVEPQGVLEGVKGLVENGVPPGFVLIDDGWQSICHDVDPITDQEGMNRTSAGEQMPCRLIKYEENYKFREYKSPNRPNMGMKAFIRDLKEKFKTVEDVYVWHAFMGYWGGVRPNVPGLPEAEVVGPKLTPGLEMTMEDLAVDKIVNNGVGLVKPEKAHELYEGLHSHLEACGIDGVKIDVIHLLEMMAEDYGGRVELAKKYYKAITESIRTHFKGNGVIASMEQCNDFMLLGTETICLGRVGDDFWPTDPYGDINGTYWLQGCHMVHCAYNSLWMGNFIHPDWDMFQSTHPCAEFHAASRAISGGPIYVSDAVGKHNIPLLKRLVLPDGSILRCDYYALPTRDCLFVDPLHDGKTMLKIWNLNKFNGVLGVFNCQGGGWNREFRRNQCYLEYSKPISCKTSPKDIEWQTDHQSEYFAMYMSKQKKLILSQPCDAIEISLEPFNYELIVASPVTTLPWEYVKFAPIGLINMLNCGGAVRSYDIRDESEKRVCLGIKGAGEMRVFASGKPKACRVNGENVEFEYEDSMVLVQVPWNSDSTGFSTVEYLY, from the exons ATGAAAGACGGAGCATTTTGTTATA TTACCttggagaaatcaaacttcatgGTGAATGGTCATGTGATCTTATCCAACGTACCGTCTAACGTCACGGCTTGTAGTAAGCTGGATTTTGATGGTCTTTTTGTCGGCTTTGGTGGTCAAAAGCCCGAATCTCGGCATGTCGTTCCTATAGGCCAACTGAAGGGTATTCCATTTATGAGTATTTTCAGGTTTAAAGTATGGTGGACTACTCATTGGACTGGGCTTAATGGAAGTGACCTTGAGTATGAGACTCAAATTCTTATCCTTGATAAGTCGGATGAAGATTTGGGCCGACCCTATGTTGTGATCCTTCCGTTAATTGAAGGCCCATTTAGGGCGTCCCTTCAGCCCGGCCCAATTGATGATTATGTGGATATGTGTGTAGAGAGTGGGTCCACAAAAGTAATTGGGGATTCATTTCAGACAATCTTATACATAAGATCTGGGCCTGACCCATTTAAGTTGGTTAAGGATACCATGAAAGAAGTCCAGGCTCATTTAGGAACTTTCAAACTTTTGGAAGAAAAATGTCCTCCAAAAATAGTGGGAAAATTTGGTTGGTGTACTTGGGATGCATTTTACCTTAAAGTGGAACCCCAAGGAGTTTTGGAGGGTGTTAAGGGATTGGTTGAAAATGGTGTCCCACCGGGCTTCGTCTTGATTGATGACGGGTGGCAATCGATATGCCACGACGTTGACCCAATCACTGATCAAGAAGGGATGAATCGGACTTCGGCCGGTGAGCAAATGCCATGTAGGTTGATCAAGTATGAGGAAAACTATAAGTTCAGGGAATATAAAAGCCCAAATAGGCCTAATATGGGAATGAAGGCCTTTATAAGGGACCTTAAAGAGAAGTTTAAGACTGTTGAAGATGTATATGTTTGGCATGCTTTTATGGGCTATTGGGGTGGGGTAAGGCCCAATGTTCCAGGCCTTCCAGAAGCTGAAGTTGTAGGCCCAAAACTTACACCGGGCCTTGAAATGACCATGGAAGATTTAGCTGTGGATAAAATTGTTAATAATGGTGTTGGGCTGGTCAAGCCTGAAAAGGCCCATGAACTTTATGAAGGTCTGCATTCTCACCTAGAGGCTTGTGGAATTGATGGAGTCAAAATTGATGTTATCCAT TTGTTGGAGATGATGGCTGAAGACTATGGAGGCAGAGTTGAGCTTGCAAAGAAATACTACAAAGCAATAACAGAATCCATACGGACACACTTCAAAGGCAATGGTGTAATTGCTAGTATGGAGCAATGCAACGATTTTATGCTTCTTGGTACCGAGACTATCTGTCTAGGTCGTGTTG GGGATGACTTTTGGCCAACTGATCCATATGGAGATATAAATGGCACATATTGGCTCCAAGGCTGTCATATGGTGCATTGTGCCTATAATAGCTTATGGATGGGCAACTTCATACACCCTGACTGGGATATGTTCCAATCAACTCACCCTTGTGCTGAATTTCATGCTGCCTCTCGAGCGATTTCTGGTGGTCCAATTTACGTTAGTGATGCTGTTGGCAAGCACAATATTCCGTTGCTCAAAAGGCTCGTCTTGCCCGATGGTTCGATTCTGCGTTGTGACTATTATGCACTTCCTACTAGGGACTGTCTTTTTGTGGATCCCTTGCATGATGGAAAAACAATGCTCAAGATTTGGAACCTCAACAAG TTTAATGGAGTACTCGGAGTATTCAACTGCCAAGGAGGAGGATGGAATCGCGAGTTTAGAAGAAACCAATGTTACTTGGAGTATTCCAAACCTATTTCATGCAAGACTAGCCCAAAAGACATAGAATGGCAAACTGATCACCAATCGGAATATTTTGCCATGTACATGTCTAAACAAAAGAAGCTAATCCTCTCACAACCATGTGATGCAATCGAAATATCGCTCGAACCATTTAATTACGAGCTCATTGTAGCCTCACCGGTGACCACATTACCTTGGGAGTATGTGAAGTTCGCTCCTATAGGACTCATAAACATGCTCAACTGTGGAGGAGCAGTGAGGTCTTATGACATCAGAGACGAAAGTGAAAAGAGGGTTTGTCTTGGCATAAAAGGTGCCGGAGAAATGAGGGTCTTTGCATCAGGAAAACCAAAAGCTTGTAGAGTTAACGGAGAAAACGTGGAGTTTGAGTACGAAGATAGCATGGTTTTGGTTCAAGTGCCATGGAACAGCGACTCAACTGGTTTTTCCACAGTTGAGTACTTGTATTGA